From Halotia branconii CENA392, the proteins below share one genomic window:
- a CDS encoding DUF6888 family protein, whose amino-acid sequence MEPTPKQLKALYQRCVRASNLLQPIKIVRLDNRTNRIVMLIGETIQIEILPNGEVLIE is encoded by the coding sequence ATGGAACCAACACCAAAGCAGTTAAAAGCACTTTATCAAAGATGCGTAAGAGCAAGTAATTTGCTTCAACCAATCAAAATAGTAAGGCTTGATAATCGCACCAACCGAATAGTTATGCTGATTGGAGAGACAATACAAATAGAAATTCTTCCAAATGGGGAGGTACTAATCGAGTGA
- a CDS encoding DUF6887 family protein, with translation MTKPNYESMTEPELRDYIRRNPQDEDAFQHYLSIIRSRPGVLRTTDEEADAEMEKRVNQGQR, from the coding sequence GTGACTAAGCCAAATTATGAATCAATGACAGAACCAGAATTGCGTGACTATATTAGACGCAATCCTCAAGATGAAGATGCTTTTCAGCACTACCTAAGCATTATTCGCTCTCGCCCTGGCGTGCTTCGCACTACAGATGAAGAAGCAGATGCAGAAATGGAAAAGAGGGTCAATCAAGGTCAGAGATAG
- a CDS encoding DNA cytosine methyltransferase — translation MSDRPCIFSFFAGSGFLDLGFETSGFNIVYVNEIFSPFLAAYRYSRHILNLPLTEYGYCDRETADITQLIDGKQAQRLKELVKDCRKSHNIVGFIGGPPCPDFSIGGKNKGRLGDHGKLSASYVELICRNLPDFFVFENVKGLYKTIKHRLFFENLKQQLQQTGYTLTKRLINSIEYGVPQDRERIILIGFRNNFLKEIGINHQFSFPWKKHVLYPQEKVFAFPWRKCEPFKEESITICPDDIPQELTVEYWFRKNNVLKHPNAEHCFQPRAGITRFATVDEGDDSKKSFKRLHRWRYSPTACYGNNEVHLHPYKVRRISVAEALAIQSLPANFILPENMSLTNMFKTIGNGVPYLASKALAETIVDFLRINVHLSHVTTA, via the coding sequence ATGAGCGATCGCCCTTGTATTTTTTCTTTTTTTGCTGGTTCTGGTTTTTTAGATTTAGGTTTTGAAACTAGCGGTTTTAACATTGTTTATGTCAATGAAATCTTCTCTCCATTCCTGGCAGCATACCGCTATTCGCGGCATATTCTCAACTTACCATTAACAGAATATGGATATTGTGATAGAGAAACAGCAGATATTACTCAACTTATCGATGGAAAACAAGCACAACGCTTAAAAGAATTAGTTAAAGATTGTCGTAAATCTCATAATATTGTGGGCTTTATTGGCGGGCCTCCCTGTCCTGATTTTTCTATTGGGGGCAAAAATAAAGGACGATTGGGAGATCACGGTAAACTTTCGGCTTCTTATGTGGAATTAATTTGCCGTAATTTACCAGATTTTTTTGTATTTGAGAATGTAAAAGGTTTATACAAAACAATAAAACATCGTTTATTTTTTGAAAATCTGAAACAACAATTACAACAAACAGGATATACATTAACAAAACGATTAATTAATTCTATTGAATACGGTGTGCCACAGGATAGAGAAAGAATCATTCTGATAGGTTTCAGAAATAATTTTTTAAAAGAAATAGGAATCAACCATCAATTTAGTTTTCCTTGGAAAAAACATGTTTTATATCCTCAAGAGAAAGTGTTTGCTTTTCCTTGGCGTAAGTGTGAACCGTTTAAAGAAGAATCTATAACTATTTGTCCTGACGATATACCTCAAGAACTAACAGTTGAATATTGGTTTAGAAAAAATAATGTGTTGAAACATCCTAATGCTGAACATTGTTTTCAACCAAGAGCAGGTATCACCAGATTTGCTACTGTTGATGAAGGAGATGATTCTAAAAAATCTTTCAAACGTCTGCATAGATGGCGTTACTCTCCGACAGCTTGCTACGGAAATAATGAAGTGCATTTACACCCTTATAAAGTTCGCCGAATATCTGTAGCGGAAGCTTTAGCTATACAATCTTTACCTGCAAATTTTATACTTCCAGAAAATATGTCACTCACCAATATGTTTAAAACTATTGGTAATGGCGTACCATATTTAGCATCAAAGGCATTAGCTGAGACTATTGTTGACTTTTTAAGAATTAACGTTCATCTTTCTCATGTCACAACAGCCTAA
- the deoC gene encoding deoxyribose-phosphate aldolase, with protein sequence MAADYPDIDIAPFIDHALLTPTATPEQVEQWCEEADRFHFAAVCLHPVYVKQATELLHGKNPKVCTVIGFPTGATTSAVKLYEAQEAVENGATELDVVINLGWLKAGKTEEVHREIAEICEETGQTVKVILETNLLTDAEKNLAAEICMEAGAAFLKTSTGWNGGATVADVQLLKEVAKERVGIKASGGIRTVNQALDLILAGATRLGTSGGVDLIRQRDNLEKGR encoded by the coding sequence ATGGCAGCAGACTATCCAGACATTGATATTGCGCCATTCATTGATCACGCCCTGTTAACACCCACAGCTACCCCAGAGCAGGTTGAGCAATGGTGTGAAGAAGCAGACAGATTTCATTTTGCAGCGGTTTGTCTTCATCCTGTTTATGTCAAACAAGCAACGGAACTCCTCCACGGCAAAAACCCAAAAGTTTGTACGGTGATTGGCTTTCCGACTGGTGCGACAACTTCGGCCGTCAAACTTTATGAGGCTCAAGAAGCAGTAGAAAATGGTGCTACTGAGTTAGATGTTGTGATCAACTTGGGTTGGTTGAAAGCTGGCAAAACTGAAGAAGTGCATCGGGAAATTGCCGAAATTTGTGAAGAGACTGGGCAAACTGTCAAGGTAATTTTGGAAACAAACTTACTGACAGATGCTGAGAAAAATCTGGCGGCAGAAATATGTATGGAAGCCGGAGCAGCATTTTTAAAAACCAGTACAGGCTGGAATGGTGGTGCTACGGTGGCAGATGTGCAACTTTTGAAAGAAGTAGCTAAAGAAAGAGTAGGAATTAAGGCTTCAGGGGGTATTCGTACTGTAAATCAAGCCCTAGACTTAATTCTAGCGGGTGCTACTAGATTAGGCACATCTGGCGGTGTCGATTTGATCCGCCAGCGCGATAACCTGGAAAAGGGTCGATAG
- the recO gene encoding DNA repair protein RecO produces the protein MSRTYKVTGINLKTQALGESDRIVTILTREFGLIRAVAPGARKHNSSLGGRSGMFVVNELLIAKGRSLDKITQAQTLKTYPGLAQDLGKLSASQYLAEIVLCQALSEQPQEEIYELFNEHLQRLEALPKSEATAVVAHLAQGVFHLLALGGLTPQVQVCCLTQRPLTPDFTNPNWQVGFSITAGGTVCLEAWEGLRSQSKKQAPLLPSPHFTSIASSPKSSYQTVAHRQEIPVISSRLNATELAMFQQLSQPEIMQVNPVKDYGWLSVEQILRQYAQYHLGRPIRSASLIDSYFAANS, from the coding sequence ATGAGTAGAACCTATAAAGTAACTGGGATTAATCTTAAAACCCAGGCACTGGGAGAATCTGACAGAATAGTGACAATTTTGACACGGGAATTTGGTTTGATTCGAGCAGTTGCCCCTGGCGCACGCAAGCACAACTCTAGCCTTGGTGGCAGGAGTGGAATGTTTGTAGTGAATGAACTATTAATTGCTAAAGGGCGATCGCTCGATAAAATTACTCAAGCACAAACGTTAAAAACTTATCCTGGTCTGGCTCAAGATCTGGGAAAATTATCTGCTAGTCAATATTTAGCAGAAATAGTCTTATGTCAAGCTTTAAGCGAGCAACCCCAAGAAGAAATTTATGAATTATTTAATGAACATCTTCAGCGGTTAGAAGCTTTACCAAAGTCAGAAGCAACTGCTGTTGTTGCACATCTAGCTCAAGGAGTATTTCATCTTTTAGCTTTGGGAGGACTGACACCCCAGGTACAAGTATGTTGTTTAACTCAACGTCCCTTAACACCAGACTTTACAAATCCCAATTGGCAAGTAGGATTTAGCATTACTGCGGGGGGAACAGTTTGCTTAGAGGCTTGGGAAGGCTTGCGATCGCAAAGTAAAAAACAAGCTCCCCTCCTACCATCGCCCCATTTTACCTCCATAGCATCTTCCCCAAAATCTAGTTATCAAACTGTTGCCCATCGGCAAGAAATACCAGTAATTTCCAGTCGCCTAAATGCTACAGAACTGGCCATGTTTCAACAGTTGTCACAACCAGAGATAATGCAAGTAAACCCAGTCAAAGATTATGGCTGGTTATCTGTTGAGCAAATTTTGCGCCAGTATGCTCAATATCATTTAGGTCGCCCGATTCGCTCTGCTTCTTTGATTGACTCTTATTTTGCTGCAAACTCATGA
- a CDS encoding MFS transporter: MQPSDLDSKILPLSPSYAKKQNKASVPKVPNHLSAVPKSTPSHMNREEMSSQDISINNKHETSEIPKNDISQQSEKPTQALNTDQTDKNSDRNGQNSPVANVPQTELNDSGSGNLPQQGFLPVLKNPNFLALWGGQVFCQLADKVYLVLMIALINTQFQSSDQSISGWVSALMMAFTIPAVLFGSIAGVFVDRWSKKAVLVSTNVWRGILVLAIPVLLWLTHDWQPIGVIPVGFAIILGVTFLVSTLTQFFAPAEQAAIPLVVEEQHLLSANSLYTTTMMASVIVGFAIGEPLLAIADAIWLKLGGGEELGKELLVGGSYAIAGIILFLLATKEKPHAPETAFPHVFSDLRDGFSYLNANYRVRNALLQLIILFSVFAALTVLAVRMAEIIPNLKASQFGFLLASGGVGIAIGATLLGQFGQRFSYPQLSFCGCAGMAASLIGLSIFTTQLWIVLLLVALLGIFGALVGIPMQTAIQTETPAEMRGKVFGLQNNVINIALSLPLALAGVAETFVGLHAVFLGLAAIVFSGAILTWYNSHE; the protein is encoded by the coding sequence ATGCAACCGTCTGATTTGGATTCAAAAATCCTACCCCTATCACCAAGCTACGCCAAAAAACAGAACAAGGCATCAGTTCCTAAAGTTCCGAATCATCTGAGTGCAGTTCCTAAATCTACACCCAGTCACATGAATCGCGAAGAAATGTCCTCACAAGACATTTCCATAAATAATAAACATGAAACATCGGAAATACCAAAAAACGATATTTCTCAGCAATCTGAAAAACCAACTCAAGCATTAAATACAGACCAGACAGATAAAAATAGCGATCGCAATGGACAAAACTCACCAGTAGCTAATGTCCCACAAACAGAATTAAATGACTCTGGTTCAGGTAATTTACCCCAGCAGGGATTTTTACCAGTATTAAAAAATCCTAATTTTCTCGCCCTTTGGGGTGGTCAAGTTTTTTGCCAATTGGCAGATAAAGTGTATTTAGTATTAATGATTGCTTTGATTAATACTCAGTTTCAATCAAGTGATCAAAGCATTAGTGGCTGGGTGTCTGCTTTAATGATGGCTTTTACCATTCCAGCGGTACTGTTTGGTTCAATCGCTGGTGTGTTTGTGGATCGCTGGTCTAAAAAGGCCGTGCTAGTGTCCACAAATGTTTGGCGTGGCATTCTGGTTTTAGCAATACCCGTGCTGCTGTGGTTAACTCATGATTGGCAACCTATAGGAGTGATACCAGTAGGTTTTGCAATTATTTTGGGCGTAACTTTTTTAGTTTCCACACTGACACAGTTTTTTGCCCCAGCAGAACAAGCTGCAATTCCTTTAGTTGTGGAAGAACAGCACTTACTTTCGGCTAATTCCCTATATACAACAACCATGATGGCATCGGTAATTGTCGGGTTTGCCATTGGAGAACCATTATTAGCGATCGCTGATGCTATTTGGCTAAAACTTGGTGGTGGTGAAGAACTCGGCAAAGAACTGTTGGTAGGTGGTAGTTATGCGATCGCTGGGATAATTTTGTTTCTGTTAGCGACTAAAGAAAAACCCCACGCACCCGAAACCGCATTTCCTCATGTTTTCTCTGACTTACGTGATGGTTTTAGCTACCTTAATGCTAATTATCGCGTCCGCAATGCCTTACTACAATTGATTATTTTATTTTCTGTCTTTGCGGCATTAACTGTTTTAGCTGTGCGGATGGCAGAAATAATTCCTAACTTAAAAGCTTCCCAGTTTGGCTTTTTACTAGCATCTGGGGGTGTGGGGATTGCGATCGGGGCAACACTCCTGGGTCAGTTTGGTCAACGTTTCTCTTATCCTCAATTGAGTTTTTGCGGTTGTGCCGGGATGGCAGCATCTTTAATTGGTCTTTCAATATTCACAACCCAACTATGGATAGTTCTATTGTTAGTGGCTCTATTGGGTATCTTTGGGGCGCTAGTAGGTATCCCAATGCAAACAGCAATCCAGACAGAAACCCCGGCAGAAATGCGGGGCAAAGTATTCGGCTTACAAAATAATGTGATTAATATTGCCCTTTCTTTACCTCTAGCGTTGGCAGGTGTAGCAGAAACCTTTGTCGGATTACATGCAGTTTTTTTGGGATTAGCTGCGATCGTCTTTTCAGGAGCTATCTTAACTTGGTATAACTCCCATGAATAA